The genomic segment ttttatttttcctttaaaatttgcgttatttttttaagtaaataagtGCCACCAAGCTCATTTGAATACAcgtgccccccccccctctctctctctctctctctctctctctctctctctctctctctctctctctctctctctctctctctctctctctctcaataataatataataaggctttttctctctctctctctctctctctctctctctctctctctctctctctctctctctctctctctctctctctctctctctttcaataataatataataaggcttttatctctctctctctctctctctctctttcaataataatataataaggcttttatctctctctctctctctctctctctctctctttcaataataatataataaggcttttctctctctctctctctctctctctctctctctctctctctctctctctctctctctctctctctctctctctctctcaataataatataataaggctttttctctctctctctctctctctctctctctctctctctctctctctctctctctctctttcaataataatataataaggcttttatctctctctctctctttcaataataatataataaggcttttctctctctctctctctctctctctctctctctctttcaataataatataataaggcttttatctctctctctctctctctctctctctctctctctctttcaataataatataataaggtttctctctctctctctctctctctctttcaataataatataataaggcttttatctctctctctctctctctctctctccactttttttctttcactaataataatataaggtttttctctctctctctctctttccactctttttctttcaataataatataataaggcttttctctctcaagaTTTCCTCTTaaccctctctctgtctctctctttaatttaaaCCTAGTTAAACGTAGGTACATTATCATGCGAAGGTACATTATCAGCTGAAGGCGCACTGCCACGTGCAACCTGTTTTAGGGGTGtgatacaacacaaatataaatataaagatatatatacatatatatacattctttatggacttgtgttaatattgttagcaggagggttgggaacgagcccctccagtggtgtgctgttaacttcacgtcctgggtatccatccccctgatatgagggacggaggacgcgaagacgttccacggtctggagactcgcccccaaaaggtgggccggtgttggctggagcgggaacgcggcacttccaccGAGTCACCACCGGATGACACCGTGgagcttgctgatgtgtgtggcagcacaggacatccaggagagggcggaatactctaaataaggccgtatctggCCCTTGTAGAGCAACAGCCTCCCTCTCATGTCCagcaagttggccaccctcctctctctttctctctctcatttttatagtgataataatacaagttacctttttcattttctttatttcattcatttttttttgtaacaagactaaaaaatatactcaatttgataataataataataataataataataataataattctgtaaactattacatatattttctattaatttctatatattctattttcttaacaggcacttcctcccacacacaaggTCACTCTTATCCAACTCACACAGCCTCCCCCTGACCCCCTCACACCCTTCAACACCCCCTCACACCCCGTCAACACCCCCTGACACCCTCACACCAGGCCGAACCCTTCACTCTGCTGTACGGCCTGTAGAAGTTTGTATTTCAGCTTCTCTTTGGTGTTGTATTTTGGCAGGTTGAGTTGGGTGATGCAGGTGTGTGCGACCGGAAGGAAGCTGTCGTCTGCTGTGCTTTGGATCATCAACTTgagtgcctgagagagagagagagagagagtttataagagaaaaagaaagagagggagaaaatattggtgtgtgtgtgtgtgtgtgtgtgagagaaaatacaataaattactattaaatttattattattattattattattattattattattataaatttattcatatttcagaggaatgactgagaagaaaggaaggaaggaagaggaggaaggaaggaaggaaggaaggaaggaaggaaggaaggaaggaaggaagaaaagaggacaagaaggaagagaaaaggaggacactctctctctctctctctctctctctctctctctctctctctctctctctctctctctctctctctctctctctctctctctctctctctctctctctcccacagaccCACAGGATGTCCCCCCACAGGATGTTGACAAACCCCACAGTCACTCccctcagcccctctctctctctctctgtctctcacctaCCTTCATGCCCAGAATAGGAACCCTGTCAGTGCCCGTCAGGAACTTCAAAAACAACTTCTTCTGCTCCAGGGAGAGTTTGTGAAATACTTCCCAGAACGTGCGTATGACCGGGTGGTCTGGGAAACATTTGCCCTGGAAACACCGACagaaatcaataaacagaaggatATTAGTGTGAAcggtgtgtttatttacattccTGCGGTGTCGTGtgggaggactgggtgaaaacagacagtagaagaggtgggaaggggaggactgggtgaaaacagacagtagaggaggtggggaggagaggactgggtgaataaagacagcagaggaggtggggaggggaggactgggtgaatcaaGACAGCAGAGAAGGTGTGGATTGTGTTCtacaggagagaatgaaaggattggataaatattaaaagagagaggCAACAAAAGATTAGAGAcatgaggaaggattggagaaatattaaaagacacacacatacacacacacatcttgaaaaacacttccaaacagcCTTTAATGCTGACAAAtccttgaaaaacacacaaaaaatatatatatatacaaataaacaaataaacatatgtaAAGCAAACCTAATATACCTGATCCTATTATAATTGATTCAGAAACTGTAGACCGAGTAGAAGAGTACAAATATTTAGGTCTTATGATTGATAATCAACTAAAAGGTAGTGCAAATACCAATATGGTATTCAAGAAATGTAagcagagactttattttttacgtattttaaaCAACCTGCATGTAGATAGACATATAATTAGCCTCTTTTATAAGTCTACAATAGAGTCACTATTAGGTTTCTCCTTAACCACTTGGTACGGCAAGCTAACATGTCATGATAAAAGTAAGCTTAAAAAGATTGTGCGAAAATCACGGAAATTAGGTGCAGAAACAAAACCATTAGATAAGCTGTTCCTTGAACAATCTATGAAGCAGGTTGAAAAAATCATGAACGATTCATTTCATCCCCTCCACTCCTGCTATGTATTCCTCAGGTCAGGCAGAAGATTAGCTCTGCCGACTCAACGCACGAACAGATATAAGAACTCATTTGTGCCAAAAAGCATCATGCTCTATAATCACCAACACTAAAACAGCAATTGTGCAATAGATGTGTGACTGTGATATATCTAATACATGTATGTAACCTTAGTATGATGTGCAATTATCTTAACTTTCAatcattttaacttttattttgtaaatactttttaacataatttttacATACTTTTACTCAACTTATATTGTACGGAGCTCTGGCCAAAGCAAATTTCAATTTGTAAGCTTATTATGCTGCATCTTGACAAtaaagttatctatctatctatctatctaattagtCCTGCACCTGGTTCTCACCTGCCGAGTGGCGTCACACCTGAGCAGCAGCATCTTGGCCTGAGGGTCGAACAAGAATGGATACTCACAGAACAGGATTGGACTCTGTAATGTAAAGGATTGGATTAGTTAAAGTTGTTTATAAGGGTTGAAGGGGTAAATGAAGAGTTAAAGGGTGTATTTTAAGGGTTTAAGGAGGTAAATAAAAGGTAGAAGGGTGATTTTAAGGGTTTATGAGGCTATTTAAAGGTTTGGTGtcttttaaagggtgtttttaagggcttaagagaataaataaagggttttcaatttataaagggtgtttctaagggtctgtcagttaaaattaaaggaatgtcaattttaaagggtgtttctaaggggctgtcagttaaaattaaaggaatgtcaattttaaaggatgtttttaagggtttaagagagtaaataaagggttttcaatttttaaagggtgtttctaagggtctgtcagttaaaattaaaggaatgtcaattttaaagggtgtttctaaggggctgtcagttaaaattaaaggaatgtcaattttaaaggatgtttttaagggtttaagagagtaaataaagggttttcaatttttaaagggtgtttctaagggtttgtcagttaaaattaaaggaaatgtcaattttaaaggatgtttttaagcgttcaaCATTGAAAGCTCCCCCAAACACAGTCACCCATtcacaaacacccccaaaacacacacaaacacccccaaacatggTCACCCAcctcccaaacaccccaaaaacacacccagacaccccaacaacaccaaaacacatctaaacaccccaaaaacacacccaaacaccccaaaacacactcagacaccccaaaaacacaccaaaacacatctaaacaccccaaaaacacacccaaacaccccaaaatcacTCAGCCACCTTcaaacacccccacacccccacacacacacacccacctccctcctggACATCGGGTGAAGCCTGCTGTTCATCCCGTTCAAGTAATCATTCCTAATATCAATTTTCTCTGCAATTTCTGGGATGTAAAAGTCGTCGTAGTTCAACCGCCCCACTCGGCAGCCGGCTTGGAAGTTCAGACCGTGGACCAGGGACAACAgccgcagggaagccacaaggGCACGCCGGTCTCTCTGTGgtgtgggtaggttaggttaggtttggttaagatctggttgtggtagtggtggtggtctgagtGCTTGtaagtgatgtggtggtgttgttgcagATAAGAATTgttgtaatagttgttgttgtagtagtagtataagaagaagaggaggaggaggaggaggaggaggaggaggaggaggaggaagagaatgaggaagagaatggtagtagtagtagtagtagtagtagtagtagtagtagtagtagtagtagtagtagtagtagtagtagtagtagtagtagtagcagcctTAGTGTAAAGTCCCTGGGAAGAGAGGCAAGCCAGgattctgtgagagagagagagagagagagagagagagagagagagagagagagagagagagagagagagagagagagagagagagagagagagagagagagagagagagagagagattaatttttctcctccaaaaatatacttaaaacacacaaatcaatagaaaaacaaagaaaaaacaccaaaacacatttaaaacaccccaaaacacctttaaaacacccctaaacacactcaaacaccccaaacacacccaaaacacaaccaaaacaccccaaaacactcccaaaacacactcaaacactcccaaacacacacacatacacacacacaatccaacTCACTGAACACCTCCGCCATCTCCTTGCCAAGCTTCAACACTCCCTCAGCATACGGCGTTTGGAGTTTGGCCGTTTGTTTAGGGTCAGTGAAGTCCTTGTACAGGGGAAGGACATAACAGCTTAAGGCGTCCTGGCTGGGGGATGCGAAGGAAGACTCTTGGCCACGTTTTGAATGCCAGTACGAATCTGTGGACGTTTGGATACGTTTGGATTAGCTCGGTAATGGATCAGCGGACGCTTGTGAGATTCTGCGTGTGAAATGCCAGCAGGTCCGTTTGTCCTGTTTAGTCCTGGGAAACCTTCAGTAAAATGCAGTGAAATgcacacaaacgcacgcactCGCCACTTCCTAGATGGTCTCCCTTGCAATCCGGCCAATCTGAGCCACACAGTCCTCAGCCAAACGGTAGTCcagcccgtgtgtgtgtttgtgcaagcCAGCAAGCATGAGGGAGCTGTTCCAAGCGCACACTGAGGCAAACACTGTCTCTGTGTTCCTGTGTTTGgaagtgggtgagtgaatgagtgtaaaCAAACGTGGGGATGGTAAtattgttcgttcgtttgtttgtttgtaaatagattgatatgacacaaatgtaaacaaacacaaaaaatacaacatTCTGTCactgaaaacataaaaaataaattatataacacaaacaaacacacacacacacacacacacacacacacacacacacacacacacacacacacacacacacccaaatcataccaaaacacacaacacactcccaaacacacacaaaatataccataccacacccaaacacacacacacacacacacacacacacacacacacacacacttacgtaaACAAATCGTCATCAATCATGTCTTCTTCCTCAATTGACAGAAGTTTCTTAATCATATGTTCTTgaattgtgagagagaggggcattTGGTCGGGGTAGGGGAGGGCTGCAAAAGTCCTCAGCACCCCCACTCTCCCTGCTGACGGTGGCCATGCTGACGTCCCCCCTGCGAagatctgggagagagagagagagagagagagagagagagagagagagagagagagagagagagagagagagaaattggttaGTTTTAGGCttatataatttaattcatgtttgtttagaattattcatcatcatcatcattattattattattattattattattatcattattcagtttgtttttcttgattataaataaaagaatatactttatgtacaccactactactactactactattactacttttctccctcttcctcttcctcccaccacccaaacacacacacacacacacacacacacacacacacacacctaacaagaGGATCACCCTTGGGAGTATAGCCCAGTTGACCCTGCTTGTTTGACCCCCACAACAGCAGGTAGCCGGCCTGGGTCACGGCAGCAGAGTGGTGACCCGCAGCGGCCAGCAGGACTAAGAGGGTGCCAGCCAAGGAGGTCACCAGGGCAGGATCCTTCTGGGGCCCCTGTCGGTGTCTAAGTGCCAACTGGCCGAAGGTATTTTGTCACCATctgaaacacacaaaagcaaaaaataaataaataatgatgataacacacacacacacacacacacacatatatacagacacagacacagacatacatacatacagacacccaCCAGCAGTCAAGGCAAGGGTGTGGTTGGCGTCACAGGCCAGCTGCACTGTCACCTTCCTGGCCAGACTCTTGACAAGCTTGCGTGTGGCGGTGTGACTGTCGCAGGAGTTGACGCCAAGCTCACCGTACCCATTGTCACCCCGTGCGTAGatctgaggagagagggagaggtgggagggagggagagggagagggagagagagagagagagagagagagagagagagagagagagagagagagagagagagagagagagagagagagaactaagacCTAATCAAACAAAACCCAACTTAACTTAAGATATAATAtaactttaaagagagagagagagagtgagaggggagattagagagagagggagagggagagaacctaacctgtctaggagaaataatttgaatatacagtaaaatccctctcatccggcattccagtatccggcagcttcaagtatccggcacatttttccctgagccttaaaatcaataaaaaatcaatgtgtactcacaaaatcgattaaaattcctggGCAAGGCATAGTGTGTCCCctggccaccagagcgcactgcttggcgccacccgcggcccactgcactgtgtttaccgagtgactcagtcccgcgtgtgcactgtttatcgcctgacgccttcatcatgcctcaAGTTGTACAAAAGAgggagtgtgttgtgcttacacttaagcagctgatcagatcagctgctgattaagatcagctgatctctgttatggtaagatgcgtgagtgtgtaAGATGCTGGtcattgtggacataatttcacttctattcaagtatccggcaatattcaagtatctgacatgtcggcggtcccgttgatgccagataagagggattttactgtatatatattgataacaagaggaaaatgaaaatgtattgctctctctctctctctctctctctctctctcttacagctactaaaacaacaaaattatttctactctctctctctttcacacacacacacacacatcacaggctctctctctctctctctctctctctctctctctctctctctctctctctctctctctcactcaccaggCCCCAGGAGGTGAGAGCAAGAGAGTGCTGGTCTCCGGCTGCCACCTGAACGATGGTGTAGTTCTGTAGCTCATCAATTAATTCTGCAGGTGAGAGAacaggtggtgaggaggagaaagtgctattggagtgttgtgtggttatggtggtgtggtggtagtagtagtagtagtagtagtagtagtagtagtagtagtagtagtagtagtagtagtagtaggttcaTTACATTCCAAGcacagtacataaataaataaataaataaataagtaaataaatatgatcaaaaaataagaaaacaacaacaacaacaacaacaacaaccacataaAAACTGATGACCCCAACCAGTCACCATGACCTCTAGTACAAGGGTCACACAGGGCCACCACACTGCGACCtgacacaaacataaacaagacaCCTTTTATGCATGAAGGACAAGTGACCTATGACCCAACAGTGACCCACAGTGACCCACATTGACCCACCGTGACCAACAGTGACCCACAGTGACCCACATTGACCCACAGTGACCCAACAGTGTCTTCACCTAGAACTGTGGAGTGTACAAGTGCCCAGCTGACACGTGGAGGTGCAGGTGTCAAGGCTAGGTCACATTAGGTCACCTGAACAGA from the Scylla paramamosain isolate STU-SP2022 chromosome 17, ASM3559412v1, whole genome shotgun sequence genome contains:
- the LOC135108272 gene encoding probable E3 ubiquitin-protein ligase HERC4 isoform X1, which translates into the protein MNSRLHPMSRRESPILFCEYPFLFDPQAKMLLLRCDATRQGKCFPDHPVIRTFWEVFHKLSLEQKKLFLKFLTGTDRVPILGMKALKLMIQSTADDSFLPVAHTCITQLNLPKYNTKEKLKYKLLQAVQQSEGFGLV
- the LOC135108272 gene encoding probable E3 ubiquitin-protein ligase HERC4 isoform X2; the protein is MFNQVYKVLAFKGPSTPTDTRTHHQIQEELIDELQNYTIVQVAAGDQHSLALTSWGLIYARGDNGYGELGVNSCDSHTATRKLVKSLARKVTVQLACDANHTLALTADGDKIPSASWHLDTDRGPRRILPW